Proteins encoded within one genomic window of Aphelocoma coerulescens isolate FSJ_1873_10779 chromosome 9, UR_Acoe_1.0, whole genome shotgun sequence:
- the LOC138114439 gene encoding thiamine transporter 2-like isoform X1 has protein sequence MGSIIILTNFLLSFAAEAMGCWKQGKTNTWAFPTLILCLYGFFYMMKPSEPFLTPYLTGPDKNLTTDEVTNQIFPVWTYSYLALLFPVFLLTDYVRYKPVLLLQGLSLIITWLLLLFAHGVMAMQVVEFFYGMVTATEVAYYAYIYSVVSTQHYQKVTSYCRSVTLVAATVAAVLGQLLVSLAHVSYFYLNAITLASVSLAFLCSFFLPMPQRSMFFHRKDTSEPLPGADKGVAAGSSHRPLSCQKSPDPAARGPTPQPQAGNARPHSHMLSVLLQLAKDLRDCYSSRKLLYWSLWWALATAGFNQVVNYVQVLWDFRAPSHSSAVYNGAVEAIATFLSSVTSFLVQYMKINWDQFGELALGIFSAIDAGCLFLMHFSTNIWACYASYLIFKACYMFLLTIATFQIAVNMSMERYALMFGLNNFIALLIQTILTIVVVDSRGLGLDIVTQFLIYGSYFAVIHGIFMIRSICVLVSCKCQRKIARSCTEQLNQAEHESREQIVTSSITQL, from the exons ATGGGCAGTATCATCATTCTAACAAACTTTCTCCTCAGCTTTGCTGCAGAGGCCATGGGTTGCTGGAAGCAAGGAAAAACCAACACCTGGGCTTTTCCCACCCTGATCCTTTGCCTCTATGGATTCTTCTACATGATGAAACCATCAGAACCTTTCCTAACACCCTATCTAACAGGACCAGATAAAAACCTGACCACAGATGAG GTTACCAACCAGATTTTCCCAGTTTGGACATACTCCTACCTTGCTCTCCTTTTCCCAGTGTTCCTGCTCACAGACTATGTGCGCTACAAGCCCGTCCTCCTCCTGCAGGGCCTCAGCCTCATCATCAcatggctcctgctgctctttgcACATGGAGTCATGGCCATGCAGGTGGTGGAATTCTTCTATGGCATGGTGACAGCCACCGAGGTGGCCTATTACGCCTACATCTACAGCGTGGTCAGCACCCAGCACTACCAGAAGGTCACCAGCTACTGCAGGAGTGTCACTCTGGTGGCAGCCACCGTGGCCGCCGTGCTGGGACAGCTGCTGGTGTCCTTAGCACACGTCTCCTACTTCTACCTCAACGCCATCACCTTGGCTTCTGTGTCCCTGGCATTCCTGTGCTCATTCTTCCTGCCCATGCCCCAGAGGAGCATGTTCTTCCACAGGAAAGACACCTCTGAGCCTCTCCCAGGGGCTGATAAAGGGGTGGCTGCAGGCAGTTCCCACAGGCCCTTGAGCTGCCAAAAGAGCCCCGACCCTGCTGCCAGGGGCCcgaccccccagccccaggctggGAATGCCAGGCCTCACAGTCACATGCTCAgcgtgctgctgcagctggccaAGGACCTGAGGGATTGCTACAGCTCCCGCAAACTCCTCTACTGGTCCCTGTGGTGGGCTCTGGCCACGGCCGGCTTTAACCAGGTCGTGAATTATGTCCAGGTGCTGTGGGACTTCCGAGCCCCATCCCACAGCTCCGCAGTGTACAACGGAGCTGTCGAAGCAATAGCAACGTTTCTGA gCTCAGTAACATCTTTCCTAGTACAATATATGAAGATTAACTGGGACCAATTTGGTGAACTGGCTTTAGGGATCTTCTCTGCAATAGATGCTGGTTGTCTGTTTCTCATGCACTTCTCTACCAACATCTGGGCATGTTATGCTAGCTATCTCATTTTCAAGGCATGCTATATGTTCCTCCTGACAATAGCAAC GTTCCAGATCGCTGTCAATATGAGTATGGAACGCTATGCCCTGATGTTTGGATTGAACAACTTCATTGCCCTGCTGATTCAGACCATTCTCACAATTGTTGTTGTAGATTCAAGAGGTTTGGGACTGGACATAGTGACTCAG TTTTTAATTTATGGCAGCTACTTCGCAGTCATACACGGGATTTTCATGATCAGAAGCATTTGTGTGCTGGTCTCATGCAAATGCCAAAGGAAAATAGCGAGATCTTGCACAGAGCAGCTGAACCAGGCTGAGCACGAGTCAAGAGAGCAGATTGTCACAAGCTCCATAACACAGCTGTAG
- the SLC19A3 gene encoding thiamine transporter 2 has translation MDCWKGAVSRSWIYPTVIICANGFFTTMRPSESFLTPYLTGPDKNLTIEEVTNQIFPVWTYSYLALLFPVFLLTDYVRYKPVLLLQGLSLIITWLLLLFAHGVMAMQVVEFFYGMVTATEVAYYAYIYSVVSTQHYQKVTSYCRSVTLVAATVAAVLGQLLVSLAHVSYFYLNAITLASVSLAFLCSFFLPMPQRSMFFHRKDTSEPLPGADKGVAAGSSHRPLSCQKSPDPAARGPTPQPQAGNARPHSHMLSVLLQLAKDLRDCYSSRKLLYWSLWWALATAGFNQVVNYVQVLWDFRAPSHSSAVYNGAVEAIATFLGSATSMAVGYVKVNWDLTGELALAIFSVLDAGSLLLMHFTDNIWACYAGYLAFKACYMLLITIATFQIAVNLSMERYALMFGFNNFVALVIQTILTIVVVDSRGLGLDITTQFLIYGSYFTVIAGIFLLRSMYTIISIKCGNTSVAAESTTH, from the exons ATGGATTGCTGGAAGGGAGCTGTAAGCCGCAGCTGGATTTATCCCACAGTGATCATCTGTGCAAATGGATTTTTCACCACAATGAGGCCATCAGAATCTTTTCTCACCCCCTATCTAACAGGACCAGACAAAAACCTAACGATTGAAGAG GTTACCAACCAGATTTTCCCAGTTTGGACATACTCCTACCTTGCTCTCCTTTTCCCAGTGTTCCTGCTCACAGACTATGTGCGCTACAAGCCCGTCCTCCTCCTGCAGGGCCTCAGCCTCATCATCAcatggctcctgctgctctttgcACATGGAGTCATGGCCATGCAGGTGGTGGAATTCTTCTATGGCATGGTGACAGCCACCGAGGTGGCCTATTACGCCTACATCTACAGCGTGGTCAGCACCCAGCACTACCAGAAGGTCACCAGCTACTGCAGGAGTGTCACTCTGGTGGCAGCCACCGTGGCCGCCGTGCTGGGACAGCTGCTGGTGTCCTTAGCACACGTCTCCTACTTCTACCTCAACGCCATCACCTTGGCTTCTGTGTCCCTGGCATTCCTGTGCTCATTCTTCCTGCCCATGCCCCAGAGGAGCATGTTCTTCCACAGGAAAGACACCTCTGAGCCTCTCCCAGGGGCTGATAAAGGGGTGGCTGCAGGCAGTTCCCACAGGCCCTTGAGCTGCCAAAAGAGCCCCGACCCTGCTGCCAGGGGCCcgaccccccagccccaggctggGAATGCCAGGCCTCACAGTCACATGCTCAgcgtgctgctgcagctggccaAGGACCTGAGGGATTGCTACAGCTCCCGCAAACTCCTCTACTGGTCCCTGTGGTGGGCTCTGGCCACGGCCGGCTTTAACCAGGTCGTGAATTATGTCCAGGTGCTGTGGGACTTCCGAGCCCCGTCCCACAGCTCCGCAGTGTACAACGGAGCTGTCGAAGCAATAGCAACCTTTTTGG GTTCAGCAACATCCATGGCAGTTGGATATGTCAAAGTAAACTGGGATCTCACTGGAGAACTGGCTCTGGCAATTTTCTCTGTACTGGATGCTGGTTCTCTGCTTCTCATGCACTTCACTGACAACATCTGGGCATGTTATGCTGGTTACCTTGCATTTAAAGCTTGTTATATGCTCCTTATAACAATAGCAAC GTTTCAGATTGCTGTCAACCTCAGCATGGAGCGTTATGCCTTGATGTTTGGCTTCAACAACTTTGTTGCACTGGTGATTCAGACCATTTTAACTATTGTTGTAGTAGACTCAAGAGGTCTGGGACTGGATATCACCACTCAG TTTCTCATTTATGGCAGCTACTTCACAGTCATTGCTGGAATTTTCCTGCTCAGAAGCATGTACACCATTATCTCCATCAAATGCGGAAATACAAGTGTGGCTGCTGAAAGCACTACCCATTAA
- the LOC138114439 gene encoding thiamine transporter 2-like isoform X2, producing MGCWKQGKTNTWAFPTLILCLYGFFYMMKPSEPFLTPYLTGPDKNLTTDEVTNQIFPVWTYSYLALLFPVFLLTDYVRYKPVLLLQGLSLIITWLLLLFAHGVMAMQVVEFFYGMVTATEVAYYAYIYSVVSTQHYQKVTSYCRSVTLVAATVAAVLGQLLVSLAHVSYFYLNAITLASVSLAFLCSFFLPMPQRSMFFHRKDTSEPLPGADKGVAAGSSHRPLSCQKSPDPAARGPTPQPQAGNARPHSHMLSVLLQLAKDLRDCYSSRKLLYWSLWWALATAGFNQVVNYVQVLWDFRAPSHSSAVYNGAVEAIATFLSSVTSFLVQYMKINWDQFGELALGIFSAIDAGCLFLMHFSTNIWACYASYLIFKACYMFLLTIATFQIAVNMSMERYALMFGLNNFIALLIQTILTIVVVDSRGLGLDIVTQFLIYGSYFAVIHGIFMIRSICVLVSCKCQRKIARSCTEQLNQAEHESREQIVTSSITQL from the exons ATGGGTTGCTGGAAGCAAGGAAAAACCAACACCTGGGCTTTTCCCACCCTGATCCTTTGCCTCTATGGATTCTTCTACATGATGAAACCATCAGAACCTTTCCTAACACCCTATCTAACAGGACCAGATAAAAACCTGACCACAGATGAG GTTACCAACCAGATTTTCCCAGTTTGGACATACTCCTACCTTGCTCTCCTTTTCCCAGTGTTCCTGCTCACAGACTATGTGCGCTACAAGCCCGTCCTCCTCCTGCAGGGCCTCAGCCTCATCATCAcatggctcctgctgctctttgcACATGGAGTCATGGCCATGCAGGTGGTGGAATTCTTCTATGGCATGGTGACAGCCACCGAGGTGGCCTATTACGCCTACATCTACAGCGTGGTCAGCACCCAGCACTACCAGAAGGTCACCAGCTACTGCAGGAGTGTCACTCTGGTGGCAGCCACCGTGGCCGCCGTGCTGGGACAGCTGCTGGTGTCCTTAGCACACGTCTCCTACTTCTACCTCAACGCCATCACCTTGGCTTCTGTGTCCCTGGCATTCCTGTGCTCATTCTTCCTGCCCATGCCCCAGAGGAGCATGTTCTTCCACAGGAAAGACACCTCTGAGCCTCTCCCAGGGGCTGATAAAGGGGTGGCTGCAGGCAGTTCCCACAGGCCCTTGAGCTGCCAAAAGAGCCCCGACCCTGCTGCCAGGGGCCcgaccccccagccccaggctggGAATGCCAGGCCTCACAGTCACATGCTCAgcgtgctgctgcagctggccaAGGACCTGAGGGATTGCTACAGCTCCCGCAAACTCCTCTACTGGTCCCTGTGGTGGGCTCTGGCCACGGCCGGCTTTAACCAGGTCGTGAATTATGTCCAGGTGCTGTGGGACTTCCGAGCCCCATCCCACAGCTCCGCAGTGTACAACGGAGCTGTCGAAGCAATAGCAACGTTTCTGA gCTCAGTAACATCTTTCCTAGTACAATATATGAAGATTAACTGGGACCAATTTGGTGAACTGGCTTTAGGGATCTTCTCTGCAATAGATGCTGGTTGTCTGTTTCTCATGCACTTCTCTACCAACATCTGGGCATGTTATGCTAGCTATCTCATTTTCAAGGCATGCTATATGTTCCTCCTGACAATAGCAAC GTTCCAGATCGCTGTCAATATGAGTATGGAACGCTATGCCCTGATGTTTGGATTGAACAACTTCATTGCCCTGCTGATTCAGACCATTCTCACAATTGTTGTTGTAGATTCAAGAGGTTTGGGACTGGACATAGTGACTCAG TTTTTAATTTATGGCAGCTACTTCGCAGTCATACACGGGATTTTCATGATCAGAAGCATTTGTGTGCTGGTCTCATGCAAATGCCAAAGGAAAATAGCGAGATCTTGCACAGAGCAGCTGAACCAGGCTGAGCACGAGTCAAGAGAGCAGATTGTCACAAGCTCCATAACACAGCTGTAG